A genome region from Erigeron canadensis isolate Cc75 chromosome 3, C_canadensis_v1, whole genome shotgun sequence includes the following:
- the LOC122591813 gene encoding ATP-dependent DNA helicase PIF1-like produces the protein MKLNAEDKFARTLKYVEIPQFYVWIRSKRIWQRRTVEGRGSIGRICYVPPSLGKVYYLRILLNHVVGPKSYEEIITVNGRKCDSYKEACFELGLLDDDKEYVDAILEASHWATASYLRTFFIQLLLSTSVARPDVLWKKTCKVLSEDMLHMQRRILNCPGLQLQDEDIHNLCLSCIEQLLLNNGSTLRNFPDMPFPTTNYVASLNNRLIANELLYDKRALSIEHQQLLACLTVEQKQLYDTVLSSVAKNDEGVFFVYGYGGTGKTYLWKTLTAALRSQGQIVLNVASSGIASLLLSGGRTAHSRFVIPINITENSICSIDPSSELAALIKIGKLIIWDEAPMIYKHCFEALDRTMRDILRSTQPNSEDKVFGGKVVVFGGDFRQILPVIPKGTRSMIVNASLISSYIWHHCEVLKLTVNMRLKVGTQQQDLQELQEFTEWILKVGDGVLGDENDGEAEIQIPMDLLVAESNDPPSELINFTYPDMLNSLQDPMFFQQRAILAPTHDVVGTINEKLLEMMPGEEMTYLSSDNLCESEDTNATDATLFSSEVINGLRLAGLPNHKLVLKVGVPVMLLRNLDQQNGLCNSTRLQVMRLGKHVIEAKIITGTNIGTHTLISRLKMTPSDKRIPVKICRKQFPISVCFAMTINKSQGQSLDRVSLYLPRPVFSHGQLYVAVSRVKSKKGLKILIQDENFEVKNTTKNVVYKEVLQCL, from the exons ATGAAATTAAATGCAGAAGATAAATTTGCAAGAACCTTGAAGTATGTCGAAATCCCACAATTTTATGTTTGGATACGTAGCAAAAGGATATGGCAACGAAGAACTGTTGAAGGACGTGGTTCTATAGGGAGGATATGCTATGTCCCACCATCTCTTGGTAAAGTATATTATTTAAGAATCCTGCTCAATCATGTTGTTGGACCAAAATCTTACGAGGAAATCATAACAGTCAATGGACGTAAATGTGATAGTTACAAAGAAGCATGTTTTGAGTTAGGACTTTTAGATGATGATAAAGAATATGTTGATGCAATTTTGGAAGCATCTCATTGGGCAACAGCATCATATCTCAGAACCTTCTTTATCCAATTGCTACTTTCAACTTCTGTAGCACGGCCAGATGTTTTATGGAAGAAAACATGTAAAGTTTTAAGTGAAGATATGTTACATATGCAAAGAAGAATCTTAAACTGCCCAG gtTTGCAGCTTCAAGATGAAGATATTCACAACCTCTGCCTATCATGTATCGAGCAATTGTTACTTAACAATGGTAGTACCCTCAGAAACTTTCCCGACATGCCTTTCCCCACTACAAATTATGTTGCATCACTCAATAACCGCTTAATTGCCAATGAACTGCTTTATGATAAAAGGGCACTAAGTATTGAACATCAACAGTTGTTAGCCTGCTTAACTGTTGAACAAAAACAGTTGTATGATACCGTTTTGAGTTCTGTTGCTAAAAACGATGAAGGAGTTTTCTTCGTTTATGGATATGGAGGTACAGGGAAAACTTATCTTTGGAAGACTCTAACAGCTGCATTACGATCCCAAGGACAAATTGTGCTAAATGTAGCTTCAAGTGGAATAGCATCACTTTTACTAAGTGGTGGAAGGACTGCACATTCAAGGTTTGTTATCCCAATTAACATCACTGAAAACTCTATTTGTTCCATAGATCCAAGCAGTGAATTGGCAGCATTAATCAAGATCGGTAAATTGATCATTTGGGATGAAGCTCCCATGATATACAAACATTGTTTTGAAGCTCTTGATAGAACAATGAGGGATATTCTAAGATCAACCCAACCAAACAGCGAAGACAAAGTTTTTGGAGGCAAAGTAGTGGTCTTTGGCGGTGACTTTAGACAAATCTTGCCTGTCATACCAAAAGGAACCAGAAGCATGATTGTAAATGCAAGTCTAATTTCCTCATATATATGGCATCATTGTGAAGTGCTTAAATTGACTGTCAATATGAGGCTAAAAGTTGGAACACAACAACAAGATTTACAAGAGCTTCAAGAATTTACTGAATGGATTTTAAAAGTGGGAGATGGGGTTCTAGGTGATGAAAAcgatggggaagcagaaattCAAATACCAATGGATTTGTTAGTGGCCGAATCAAATGATCCCCCTTCAGAGTTGATTAATTTTACATATCCAGATATGCTAAATAGTTTGCAGGATCCAATGTTTTTTCAACAACGTGCTATTCTTGCACCAACTCATGATGTGGTGGGAACCATAAATGAGAAGCTGTTAGAAATGATGCCCGGTGAGGAGATGACATATCTCAGTTCCGACAACTTATGTGAATCTGAAGATACCAACGCAACTGATGCAACTTTGTTCTCATCAGAAGTAATAAATGGACTTAGATTGGCCGGATTACCGAATCATAAGTTGGTGTTGAAGGTTGGAGTCCCTGTTATGTTATTGCGAAACCTTGATCAACAAAATGGCTTGTGTAATAGCACGCGTTTACAAGTGATGAGATTGGGAAAACATGTGATAGAAGCTAAAATCATCACAGGAACAAACATTGGCACTCACACTTTAATTTCAAGGTTAAAGATGACTCCATCGGATAAAAGGATTCCAGTTAAGATTTGTCGAAAGCAATTCCCTATTTCAGTATGTTTTGCTATGACGATAAACAAGAGCCAAGGACAATCACTCGATCGTGTTAGTTTGTATCTTCCACGACCAGTTTTTAGTCATGGCCAATTGTATGTAGCAGTCTCGAGAGTGAAAAGCAAGAAAGGATTGAAAATTCTAATACAAGATGAAAACTTTGAAGTGAAGAACACAACCAAAAATGTGGTCTACAAAGAAGTGCTACAATGTTTGTGA
- the LOC122591814 gene encoding uncharacterized protein LOC122591814, which yields MLEDSYVKRKAYKDHGDQIYQCSKCNALLWEAEMLRGNPNGKKTAFSFCCKGGDVQLPPVSKPPPVLQNLFSRNNPMSNNFMKHIRAYNMMFSVTSMGGKINQGNLKGKGPYVFRLQVQNYHRMGSLLPAQGDQPKFSQLYIFDSENEAENKEKVVSSGTQKSRMKKSDLKRDTINILKMLLDSCNPLVKSFRMVRDCVKDNDWQDVSLKLIANRDKDGRLYNLPTTSEVAGLIIGDIDSLEPRDIILRKQSGGLQRISELHPSYLALQYPLIFPFAEDGFRLGIKHRGITEDSTKRRTKLTMREFFCYRMQDRPNEFSLLLHAGKLTDTFQNLTTNIENGTIDASETGKRILLPSSFTGGSRYMMQKYLDAMAICKSVGYPDLFITITCNPNWPKIYRCLNDKNLTPEDRPDIISRMFKIILDEIINDFVEEEFFGPVQAVIYTVEFQKKGLPHAHICLFLAPANKFPRATDVDKYISAEIPDPKEDPELYELVKQYMMHGPCGAENPNCPCMVKGKCTKNFPKKWKDETAVDSEGYPVYRRRNSGITIEKNGIPLDNSMVVPYNATLLRRYQCHINVEWSNQSGSIKYLFKYINKGPDRVTATVYQTNVDGTTTQNNKPTDEVKNYLDCRYVSASEATWRIFGFDIHYRYPLVEILPFHCENEQSIVYDDEAQLCDVVSNPTVNHSKFLQ from the exons ATGTTGGAAGATTCTTATGTCAAAAGGAAAG CGTATAAAGATCATGGAGATCAAATATACCAATGCTCCAAGTGTAATGCATTGCTATGGGAAGCAGAAATGTTAAGGGGTAATCCGAATGGAAAGAAAACTGCGTTTAGCTTCTGTTGCAAAGGTGGTGATGTCCAGCTACCACCAGTTTCCAAACCTCCACCTGTCTTACAAAATTTGTTTTCAAGGAACAATCCCATGTCCAACAATTTCATGAAACATATACGAGCATATAACATGATGTTTTCAGTCACATCTATGGGAGGTAAGATCAATCAAGGGAATTTAAAAGGCAAAGGACCCTATGTCTTTAGATTACAAGTACAAAATTATCACCGAATGGGTAGTCTGCTACCTGCCCAAGGTGATCAACCAAAATTCTCGcaactttatatatttgattcagAAAATGAGgcggaaaataaagaaaaagttgTGAG TTCTGGCACTCAAAAGtcaagaatgaaaaaaagtgaTCTCAAACGTGATACCATCAACATATTAAAGATGTTGTTAGATTCTTGCAACCCTCTTGTGAAATCATTTAGGATGGTAAGAGATTGTGTTAAAGATAATGATTGGCAAGATGTAAGTCTCAAACTTATTGCCAACAGAGATAAAGATGGTCGACTTTACAATTTGCCAACAACTTCAGAAGTAGCTGGATTAATAATTGGAGACATAGATTCACTTGAACCTAGAGACATTATATTGAGAAAACAGTCAGGTGGTCTTCAAAGAATTAGTGAGTTGCATCCTTCTTATCTGGCTCTTCAATATCCACTCATCTTTCCGTTTGCAGAAGATGGTTTCCGTCTAGGTATCAAACATAGAGGCATAACAGAAGATTCAACCAAAAGGAGAACAAAACTGACAATGAGGGAATTCTTTTGTTACAGAATGCAAGACAGACCGAATGAGTTTTCACTGTTACTTCATGCAGGGAAACT AACTGATACCTTCCAAAATTTGACAACGAATATCGAAAATGGCACCATTGATGCATCAGAGACTGGTAAGCGTATATTACTTCCTTCATCGTTTACCGGTGGGAGCAGGTACATGATGCAAAAGTACTTAGATGCAATGGCTATATGCAAGTCAGTCGGATATCCAGATTTGTTTATTACTATTACTTGCAACCCCAATTGGCCAAAGATTTATCGCTGTTTGAATGACAAAAATCTTACCCCTGAAGATAGGCCGGATATAATATCTAGAATGTTCAAGATTATATTGGATGAAATCATAAACGATTTCGTGGAAGAGGAATTCTTTGGTCCGGTGCAAGCAG TTATTTATACAGTGGAGTTTCAAAAAAAAGGCCTACCTCATGctcatatttgtttgtttttggcTCCCGCAAACAAGTTTCCACGTGCAACAGATGTCGATAAATACATTAGTGCCGAAATACCAGACCCAAAAGAAGATCCAGAGTTGTATGAACTTGTCAAACAGTACATGATGCATGGACCTTGTGGAGCTGAAAATCCCAACTGTCCTTGTATGGTTAAAGGAAAATGTACAAAGAATTTTCCCAAGAAATGGAAGGATGAAACGGCTGTCGATTCTGAAGGTTACCCTGTATATAGACGTCGTAATTCAGGAATTACCATAGAAAAAAATGGTATTCCTCTTGATAACAGCATGGTGGTACCTTATAATGCTACACTTCTCCGAAGATACCAATGTCACATTAATGTAGAATGGAGCAACCAATCAGGCTCAATCAAGTAtttgttcaaatatataaacaaaggaCCCGATAGAGTTACGGCAACTGTATATCAAACCAATGTAGATGGTACAACAACTCAGAACAACAAACCCACAGATGAGGTGAAGAATTACCTGGATTGCAG GTACGTTTCCGCTTCTGAAGCAACTTGGCGAATATTCGGCTTTGATATTCATTATAGATACCCACTTGTTGAAATCTTGCCATTTCACTGTGAAAATGAACAGAGCATAGTATATGATGATGAAGCCCAGTTATGTGATGTTGTTTCAAATCCAACTGTCAATCATTCAAAGTTCCTTCAATAG
- the LOC122593222 gene encoding rhodanese-like domain-containing protein 6 gives MTEKKNMKDDEYGVLLYYKYTDIPNIDDLFRFYNSNCNSLSLIGRVRLAPHGVNVTIGGKLSALEEHIAVMSKNQLFEGTDFKLATCSEPINDKVAEECGFTTLSIRIVKDLVTLSSNPLSKPPDISNSGKHLSAVEFHSVLQNAGKSVTDASKKLVLLDARNLYETRIGKFHAPNVETLDPEIRQYSDLPSWLDTHSDKLRGNQILMYCTGGIRCEMASAYIKSKGPGFENVFQLYGGIQRYMEQFPEGGYFKGKNFVFDHRVSVGSSNANVLGNCLICSFPFDDYSSRIRCSYCRMLVLVCNECQGKNLYVCELCQKYGKLVESEPLSIQTKGSKKLRILCLHGFRQNASSFKGRTASLAKKLKNLVEFVYIDAPHQLQFIYQNKEIGDLSSRRPISPPYKQCNRKFAWFVDPDTDENTSSDWEAAHVPFDSLQYQKQTAGFDKSLAYLKEIVSDNGPFDGILGFSQGAAMAACVAAQQMSLKGEIDFRFVILCSGFSVNLQQYEKNPIKCPSLHIYGSDHGKDTQIAFDASRSLASLFDEGCSVIVEHDCGHIIPTRSPYLDTIKDFLQRFL, from the coding sequence AGATATTCCTAATATTGATGACTTATTCAGATTCTACAATTCCAACTGCAACTCACTCTCCCTGATTGGCCGTGTGCGTCTTGCCCCACATGGTGTCAATGTCACCATTGGGGGGAAATTGTCAGCTTTAGAGGAACACATTGCAGTTATGTCTAAGAATCAGTTATTTGAGGGAACAGATTTTAAGCTAGCAACATGCAGCGAGCCCATAAATGATAAAGTAGCTGAGGAATGTGGTTTTACTACTCTTTCCATTCGAATCGTTAAAGATTTAGTTACATTAAGTTCTAACCCTCTTTCGAAGCCACCTGACATCTCAAATTCAGGGAAGCATTTATCAGCAGTTGAGTTCCACTCGGTTCTTCAAAATGCTGGAAAATCCGTGACCGATGCTTCAAAAAAACTTGTTTTACTTGATGCAAGGAATTTATATGAAACAAGAATTGGTAAATTCCATGCTCCAAATGTCGAGACGTTAGATCCAGAAATCCGGCAATACAGCGATCTACCTTCTTGGTTAGATACTCATTCCGATAAGTTACGTGGGAATCAGATTTTAATGTATTGCACAGGTGGAATTAGGTGTGAAATGGCATCAGCATATATTAAGTCCAAAGGTCCCGGTTTTGAAAATGTTTTTCAATTATATGGTGGCATTCAACGTTACATGGAACAGTTTCCAGAAGGCGGttattttaaaggaaaaaatttCGTTTTTGATCATCGGGTTTCAGTTGGATCTTCCAATGCAAATGTGCTCGGTAATTGCCTTATTTGTAGCTTTCCGTTTGATGATTACTCTTCACGGATCAGATGCAGCTACTGTAGGATGCTTGTTTTGGTTTGCAATGAGTGCCAGGGTAAAAACTTGTATGTTTGTGAGTTATGTCAGAAATATGGTAAGCTTGTTGAATCTGAACCTCTTTCAATTCAAACAAAGGGTTCAAAAAAGCTGAGAATTCTGTGTCTACATGGGTTCCGGCAGAATGCTTCTAGTTTTAAAGGAAGAACGGCATCTTTggctaaaaagttaaaaaatttggTCGAGTTTGTTTATATTGATGCACCGCATCAATTGCagtttatttaccaaaataaaGAAATTGGTGATCTCTCTTCTAGACGACCAATATCACCTCCATATAAACAATGCAACAGAAAGTTTGCCTGGTTTGTTGACCCGGACACTGATGAAAATACAAGCTCTGATTGGGAAGCAGCTCATGTTCCTTTTGATTCTCTACAGTACCAGAAACAAACTGCTGGTTTTGATAAATCTCTTGCATACTTGAAAGAAATAGTGTCAGACAATGGACCATTTGATGGGATTTTAGGATTCTCTCAAGGTGCAGCTATGGCTGCTTGTGTTGCTGCGCAGCAAATGAGTCTGAAGGGTGAGATTGATTTCAgatttgtaattttgtgttcCGGGTTTTCTGTTAATTTACAACAGTATGAGAAGAATCCAATCAAATGCCCTTCACTTCATATATATGGTAGTGATCACGGAAAGGATACACAGATAGCATTTGATGCTAGTAGAAGCCTTGCATCATTGTTTGACGAGGGTTGTTCTGTTATAGTCGAACATGATTGTGGTCATATTATTCCTACAAGGTCACCATATCTTGATACTATTAAAGATTTCCTTCAGCGGTTTCTCTAG
- the LOC122591815 gene encoding replication protein A 70 kDa DNA-binding subunit A-like, with translation MKVRIIRRWINPWQRLEMVLVDEKGAKIQCMVKKDLVPIFDNLIKEDTAVIIKRFGVGVNDDHFPVVKHKLKLSFYKSTEVQHGVTFTGPAYGFSFTPFNEITVTKARDKDTLNIDVIGCVTWCGNLEVFKSATNTSKRFNLELKDLGGVTQRCTLWNDYAVQFNDFVENNKSEEHVITIMQHAIINEWNENLTVQSDKFGTRIFINEDIQEANDFRMRLILKEGEEGAAQGSHTTFTTQTVYPNRLEFILNSDKKQLDEVREAEQPGDVVFVATIAMLELEFGWFFIACKKCSKKVISKMEYLEIADEEELTDELINAPGDSIWCRKEKKIATEVGPKFRVTMRVQDSTGSASFVMWDRDVQKLLGLSAHDIRQRQLNNNDDETYPHELEGLLNVKVAFKIKIDKYNVKHKGSAYTVNKMCDDPDIIAELEDEENDNEVQQQEAMPEIVSAVKLAEELQGGPDSKDAFSVTGNSLAAEIEKDCETSPLQKRPNDTPGVESTSKSGQRVRKAKIY, from the exons ATGAAGGTGAGGATAATCCGTCGTTGGATTAATCCCTGGCAGAGGCTTGAGATGGTGTTGGTTGATGAGAAG gGTGCAAAAATCCAGTGTATGGTAAAGAAAGACTTGGTTCCTATCTTTGATAATCTGATCAAAGAAGATACTGCGGTTATCATCAAGAGGTTTGGTGTTGGTGTGAATGATGACCATTTCCCTGTGGTTAAACATAAGCTAAAGTTAAGCTTTTACAAAAGTACAGAGGTGCAGCATGGTGTAACTTTTACTGGTCCTGCTTATGGATTCTCATTCACCCCTTTCAATGAAATAACTGTGACCAAAGCTAGAGATAAAGATACCCTCAATATTG ATGTCATTGGTTGTGTAACTTGGTGTGGGAATCTGGAGGTGTTCAAGTCAGCAACAAATACCTCAAAGAGGTTCAACTTGGAATTGAAAGATCTGGG TGGTGTAACCCAACGTTGTACTTTGTGGAATGATTATGCTGTTCAATTTAATGACTTTGTGGAGAATAACAAATCTGAAGAGCATGTCATCACCATCATGCAACATGCCATCATAAACGAATGGAATG AAAATTTGACTGTCCAAAGTGATAAGTTTGGTACAAGGATTTTCATAAATGAGGATATACAAGAAGCAAATGACTTTAGGATGAG GTTGATACTAAAGGAAGGAGAGGAAGGAGCTGCTCAAGGATCACATACAACTTTCACAACACAAACTGTTTACCCAAATCGGTTAGAGTTCATCTTAAACAGTGATAAGAAACAATTGGACGAGGTTAGAGAAGCTGAACAG CCTGGAGATGTTGTATTTGTGGCCACAATAGCTATGCTTGAACTAGAGTTTGGATGGTTCTTTATTGCTTGCAAAAAATGTTCAAAGAAAGTCATAAGCAAAATGGAGTACTTGGAAATTGCCGATGAAGAAGAGCTCACTGATGAGCTTATCAATGCTCCCGGTGACAGTATCTGGTgtcgaaaagaaaaaaagatagcAACAGAAGTTGGACCCAA GTTCAGAGTCACCATGAGAGTCCAAGACAGCACAGGCAGTGCCTCTTTTGTAATGTGGGATAGAGATGTCCAGAAGCTACTTGGTTTGTCTGCCCATGATATCCGTCAAAGACAACtgaataataatgatgatgagacTTACCCGCATGAACTTGAAGGGTTGCTAAATGTGAAAGTTGCATTTAAGATAAAAATAGACAAATACAATGTGAAACACAAGGGCAGTGCTTATACTGTCAACAAGATGTGTGATGATCCTGATATCATTGCAGAgttagaagatgaagaaaatgacaATGAG GTTCAGCAACAGGAAGCCATGCCAGAAATTGTGTCAGCTGTTAAGCTTGCTGAGGAGTTGCAAGGTGGACCCGATTCAAAG GATGCTTTCTCTGTTACTGGCAATTCTTTAGCCGCCGAGATTGAAAAAGATTGTGAGACCAGCCCTTTGCAAAAGCGACCTAATGACACTCCAGGTGTTGAATCAACAAGTAAGTCTGGACAAAGGGTTCGCAAGGCGAAAATATACTAA